Below is a genomic region from Candidatus Sulfotelmatobacter sp..
CGCCGGCCTCGGCGGCGGCCACGACGAACGCGAGCAGACGTTGAACCAGCTGCTGGTCGAGATGGACGGCTTCGAGACCAACGAAGGCGTGATCCTGATCGCCGCCACCAACCGGCCCGACGTGCTCGATCCGGCGCTGCTGCGCCCCGGGCGTTTCGACCGGCAGATCGTGGTGGACTGGCCCGACGTGCGCGGGCGCGAAGGCATTCTGCGCGTCCACTCGCGCAAGATCCCGCTCGCCGAGGACGTGGAGTTGAACATCATCGCCCGCAGCACGCCCGGCATGGCCGGCGCGGATCTCGCCAACATGGTGAACGAGGCGGCACTGCTCGCGGCGCGCCGCAATCGCAAGAAGGTCACGATGCAGGACTTCGAGGACGCCAAGGACAAGGTGATGCTCGGCATGGAGCGGAAGAGCCTGGTCATGACCGAAGAAGAGCGCCGCACCACCGCGTACCACGAAGCCGGTCACGCGCTGGTGGCGCTGCTCTCGCCGGGCGCCGATCCGGTCAACAAGGTGACCATCATTCCGCGCGGGCGCACGCTCGGCGTCACCTGGTACCTGCCGCAGGAAGAGCGTCACAACCATTCGAAGGAGCAGCTCGAGGCGCAGCTCTGTCATGCGATGGGCGGGCGCGCGGCCGAGAAGCTGGTGTTCAACCACTTCACGACCGGCGCGATCGGCGATCTTTCACAGGCCACCGAAACCGCGCGCAACATGGTCTGCCGCTACGGCATGAGCGACGTGCTGGGCCCGCTCACCTTCGGCAAGAAGGAAGAGATGGTGTTCCTCGGCAAGGAAATCGCGACCCACAAGGACTACAGCGAGCAGACCGCGGTGCTGATCGATCAAGAGGTGCGCAAGATCGTCGAGCGCGCCTACGAGAAGGCGTCGCAGCTGCTGCGCGAGAATCAGGACAAGCTGCACCTGATCGCCAGCACGCTGCTCGAGCGCGAGGTGCTCGACGGCGACGAATTGAACCGCCTGATGAAGGGCGAGACGCTGCCGCCGATGAAGCGCGGCGACGGCGGCGATACCACCGCCGCGCCGGTCGGCCCGCCCGAGATGGCCGCAGCCCCGCGCGACGGCGGAATCGAGCCGTTCGGCTCGCCCGCGCCGCGGCCCGCGGGCGCGTAGCCCGGCCCGCAGCCACACCTCCGCCCGCCGCGTTGGTCCCTTCGGGGCCGGCGGTGGGCGATTGTTTTGCCGGCATCTTGCAACTTCGGACCCCCCTCGCGCGTCTAAGGAGGCGTCACGTGAATGCGAACGCGTGGCGAGCGACCTACCAGTCGCGAGGTCTTCCAAGAGCGGTCGGAGACGGGCAAGGCTCCGATCGGCAGTGGGCGCCCGGCCGGCACGCCGGGCGCAACTGTTTGGGCACGTCACGAGCGGCCAGGGACGGTCGCTCGTTTCTCGTTCGAGGGAGCGCCGGTGCCACGCAGCCGGCACCCGGCGAACGGCTCAGGAACCGGCGCCCGTCGCGAGGCCCGTGAATGTCGCCCCGCTCCCCGCCAGCTGCACCAGCAATCTCGCCGGCGCGTAGCGCTCGCCCTTCTCGGCGCGCAGCGCGGTGAGGCGCGCTTCCACCGTGCGCAGGCCGACGGCGTCGGCGTAGCGCATCGGACCGCCGCGGAACGGCGGGAAGCCGGCGCCGAAGATCATGGCGAGATCGAGCCAGTTGGCGTCCTCGACCACGCCGTCCTCGAGACAGCGAGCACCCTCGTTCACCATCGCCAGCACCATGCGCTCGGCCAGCACCTCGCCGACCGCGGCGCGCGGCTTGCGCGTCAGCCCGAGCAGCCCGGAGATGCGCGGCTCGGGCTCGCGCCGGCCGGCGCGATAGCGATAGAAGCCGAGGCCGTTCTTCCGGCCGAGCCGCTTCGCCTCCAGCAGCCGGTCGAGCGCCGCCGCCGCCGACATCCGATCCGGAAACGCCGCGCTCAGCACGACCGCCACCTTCTGCGCCACGTCGAGTCCGACCTCGTCGAGCACCTCGAACGGGCCCATGGGCATGCCGAAGCGGCGCATCGCGGCGTCCACGTCGCGCACCGCGTAGCCGTCGTCGACCAGGTGCATGGCTTCGCGCAGGTAGGGCATCAGCAGCCGATTCACCACGAACCCCGGCGCGTCGCGCACCACCACCGGCGTCTTGCCGAGCGCGCGCGCGAACGCCACCGCGCGCACCATCGCCGGGTCGGAGGTCTTGGAGCCTCTCACCACCTCGACCAGCGGCATGCGATGGACGGGATTGAAGAAATGGAATCCACAGAAGCGCTCGGGGTGCTGGAATCCGGCGGCGATCGCGTCCACCGACAGCGACGACGTGTTGGTGGCGAGCAGCGCTTCGGGCCGCATCCGGACTTCCAGCTCGGCGAACACGCGGCGCTTGACGTCGAGGTCCTCGACCACCGCCTCGATCGCGAGATCGCTGCGCTCGACGCCGGAGAGATCGAGCGCCGGAAGGATCAACGCCATCTGCGCGTCCTTTTCGCGCGCCGGCATTCTGCGGCGCCTGCCCCGCTCGTCGATCAGTCCGCGCACGGTCTGGAGCGCCTTCGTCAGCGCCTCGGGCTTGACGTCGCGCATCCTCACGCGCACGCCGGTGCGGCTCGCCAGCTCGGCGATCCCCGCACCCATCACGCCGGTGCCGATCAGGGCCAGCGATTCCACCGGCTCGGGCCGGCCCTCGAATCCCTTCACCGCCGGCGCCTTCTTGGCCTGCTCCGAGAGCAGGAAGATGCGCACCAGGTTCTTGCACACCGGCGAGACCACCAGCTCCGGCACTTCGCCGGCCTCGAGCTTCAGCGCCTCCTCGATCGATTTCCCGAGGCCGAAGCGCAGCACGCGCAGCGCCGCGAGCGGCGCCGGATAGTGTCCGCCGGTGCGTGCGCGGGTCATGGCACCGGCGCGATCGAGCGCGAAGTTCCGTCCGAACGGCGTCGAGTCCACCAGCCAGGCGCCGAAGCCGCGCGCGCGATAGGCGTCGCGACGGCGCGCCGCCGGGCGCTTCGCCAGCTCGGCGAGGCGCCGCTCGGCGGCATCCGCCAGCCAGGCCGCGGGCACCGCGCGCGCGATCAGTCCGGCCTTCTCGGCGCGCCGCGCGTCCAGCGCGCGGCCGGTCAGGATCAGATCGAGCGCGGCGGTGAGGCCGATCAAACGCGGCAGGCGCGTGGTGCCGCCGAAGCCCGGGATGATTCCGAGCAGCACCTCGGGCAGCCCGATCTGGGTGCGCGGCTCCTCGGCCGCGATCCGCGAGTCACAGGCCAGCGCCAGCTCGGTGCCGCCGCCCAGGCATACGCCGTCGATCGCCGCCACCGTCGGCACCGGCAGCGCCGCGAGCCGCGAAAAGGCTCGATGGGCGCGCTCGACGATCTCGCGCACCTCGGCGGGCTCGGTCATCGCGCCGATCGCCTCGATGTCGGCCCCGGCGATGAACGAGCCGGATTTGCCGCTGGTCACGATCACCCCGGCCGAAGCCCGCTCGGCGCCCGCCTCCAGCTCGCCGAGCGCCCGCTCGAGCGATTCGATCGCCGCCACGTCGAGCACGTTGATGCGGCGATCGGGATGGTCCATCACCAGCCGCGCGATCCTCCGCTCGCCCCATTCGACGCAGAACACGCCGCTCATGGCCGCTCCACCACGAAGGCGGCGCCCTGGCCGCCGCCCACGCACAGCGCCGCGAGCCCGCGCTTCAGGTTCCGGCGCTTCAGCTCGTGAAGGAGGGTGAGCAGCAGCCGAGCGCCACTCGCCCCGACCGGATGCCCGAGCGCGATCGCGCCGCCATTCACGTTGAGGATCTCGGACGGGATCTCGCCGAGCGCCCGGTCGCGCTTCAGCTCGACGCGCGCGAACGCGTCGGACTTCGCCGCCGCAATGCAGGCCAGCACCTGCGCCGCGAACGCTTCGTTGATCTCGATGAGCTCCATGTCGGCGAGTGCGAGGCCGGCCCGATCGAGCGCCCGGGCGGCCGCGAACACCGGGCCAAGACCCATGCGGCTCGGCGAGAGCCCGGCGAAGGCGAACGAGCGAACGCGCCCGAGCGGCGCGCCCGGCCACTGCCTGGCGGCGTCCTCGCCCCCCACCAGCAGCGCCACCGCGCCATCGGTCACCTGGCAGGAGTTGCCGACCGTCACCGTGCCGTTGCGGCGATCGAAATAGGGCTTGAGCTTCGCCAGCGCCTCGAGCGTCTGGCCCTCGCGCGGCCCGACGTCGTCGCGCACCGCCTCGTAGGTGGGCGGCGCGAACACCGGCACGATCTCCTCGCGCAGCTTCTCGCGCGCCCCGATCGCGCGCAGATGGCTCTGCAGCGCAAAGGCATCCTGCTGCTCGCGGGTGATGTGGAACTCGCGGCTCAGCACTTCGGCGGTCTGGCCCATGTTGAGCCCGCACACCAGGTCGGTGAGGCCCTCGGCCAGCGCGATGCGCGGCTGGAGCAGCGCGGGCCGGAACCTGAGCAGCGCGCCGAGCTTCTGCGGAAGCGACTTCGCGCGCATCAGCCCCTCGAGCCAGACGCCGTACTCGTAGGTGTACTGGAGCGGGATCTGGCTCATGGACTCCATGCCGCCGGCGATCACCCAGCGCGCGTCGCCCGCGGCGATGCGATAGAGCGCCGACGCCACCGCCTCCATCCCCGAGGCGCAGTTGCGATGGACGGTCGCTGCCGGCACCGCCTCGGGCACGCCCGCCCGCAGCGCCGTGACGCGCGAAATGTTGGCGGCCTCGGCGGGCTGCGCGCAGTTGCCCATGGTGACTTCGTCGATCGCCGCCGGATCGAGGCCGTTGCGCGCGATCAGCTCGCCGATCGCGACCCGGCCCAGCTCGTAGGCCGGCGTGCGCCGGAACGGGCCGCCAGCCTTGGCGAACGGGGTGCGGACACCCGCCAGGATCCATCCCGAGACCGCGCTCACGTTTCCCTCGTCACGGATGCTTCGGCAGCTTGCCGAGCAGCGTCTTCGCCTCGGCCTGGTAGTGCGAATCGCGCGGGTTGCTGGTGGGGGGCAGCGAGATCGCGGTGTTCAGCTCCTCGCGGGCCTCGCTCCAGTGCTTGAGCTGCATGTAGGTGCGCCCCAGCTCGAGATGGTGGTTCACGTAGTTCGGCTCCAACTCGATCGCCTTCTGGAAGTCTCTCACCGCATTGTCCATCGAGGCGCCCTTGGGAACGCCGCCGAGCACGGTATTGGCGGCGGCCCGCTCCATGAAGTTGAGGCTGGCGATTCGGCGATTCCACATCGCGCGCACGTGATAGCCGCGGCCGATCCCGGGGTCGATCTCGAGGGCGCGATCCACCTCGGACTTGATCTCGCGCGACATGGCGAGCTGCGTCTTCGGGCCTTCCTTGAGCGCCTGGCGCCCGAGCGCCACCGCCAGCCAGACGTGGCCCTGGGCGCTGTCGGGCGCGGCCTTGACCGCGGCGCGCGCGTGCTCGACCGCCACCACGATCAGCTCGCGCCGTTCTTCGCCGGTCGCGTCCTCGCCACGTTCCGATTCCACGCGCGCCACCCGCCACAACGTCTGGTAATTGAGCGAATCGGCCTTGAGCGCGGCGTCGTACTCGGCCTCGGCCATCGGCAGGTCGCCGCGCCCGTAGGCGCCGTCGCCGGCCGCCAGGTGCTCGGACACGGTGGGAACCGCGAGCGCCGCGCCGGTGGCGAGGCCGAGCGCGAGGAACGCGGCGGCCAAGTCCCGAAGCACGGGGCGTCGGATGAGTTCCATGTCGGTCGGATCCTTCCTGCCGGCAGGCCGAGCGGAGCGCGAGCGACTCTGTCGCAGGTTCTCGGGGCTTGTCAACGTCCGGCGCCGATGCTAACCCTCTGCTCCGGACTCCACGGAAAGGATGACGCGTGGCCTCAACGCTGATCCAGGTCTTCTACGAGACGGTCGCCCGCCACCCGCGTCCCGATCTGTTCATGCGCAAGATCGAGGGCCGCTGGGAACCGCTGAGCACCGAGCGCGTGGTGAGCGACGTCGAATCGCTGGGGCTCGCGCTGCGCGAGCTGGGAGTGGCACGCGGAGACCGCATCGGCCTGCTTTCCGAGAATCGCTATGAATGGCCGCTCACCGATCTCGCCGTGCTGGGGCTCGGCGCAGTCACGGTGCCGATCTACCCCACGCTCACGGCCGAGCAGTGCCGCTTCATCCTCGACAACGCCGAGTGCGGCGTGGTGGTGGTCTCGGGCAACATGCAGCTCCAGAAGCTGCACGCCGTGGCCGGCTACCTCAAGGCGCTGCGAACGGTGATCTACATGGACCCGGTCCCCGAGCCGGGGCCGACCGATCGCGACCTTCGCGCCCTGCTCAAGCGCGGCGCCGAGCTGCGCGCCGCCGACTCCGGCGCCTATCGCCAGCTCGCCGAGCAGGTGAAGCCCGACGATCTCGCCACCATCATCTACACCTCGGGCACGACCGGCGAGCCGAAGGGCGCGATGCTGAGTCACTGGAACATCGTCTTCGACGTGGAGAGCTGCCTCAAGCGCGTGGAGCTCAAGCCCTCCGATCGGGCGCTCTCGTTCCTCCCGCTGTGCCACATCTTCGAGCGCATGGCGGGGCTCTACGCCCTGCTCCATCAGGGGATGAGCATCGCCTATGCGCAGAGCATCGACACCGTGGCACTCGACGCGGTCGACGTGCATCCCACCATCATCAACGGCGTGCCGCGCTTCTACGAGAAGGTCTACGCGCGGGTGATGGAGAACGCGGGAAAAGAGCCGCCGATCAAGCGCGCCATCTTCCACTGGGGGCTCGAGCAGGGCCGGCGCCGCGCGCGTGCCCACTTCGAGCGCCGCTCGCTCGCCCCGCATCACGCGCTCGCCGCCGCGATCGCCGATCGGCTGGTGGGCGCCAAGGTGCGCGAGCGGGTCGGCGGGCGACTGCGTTTCTGCATCTCGGGTGGCGCGCCGCTGGCGCCCAAGGTCATCGAGTTCTTCTTCGCGGTCGGCATCCCGGTGCTGGAGGGCTACGGTCTCACCGAGACCTCGCCGGTCATCTGCCTCAATCCGCCCGGGAAGGAGAAGCCCGGCTCGGTCGGTCCGCCGATCGAGGGCGTGGAGGTGAGGCTCGGCGACGAGGACGAGATCCTGACGCGCGGGCCGCACATCATGAGCGGCTATTTCCACAACGAGCCGGCAACGCAGCAGGCGCTGCGCGGCGGCTGGTTCCACACCGGCGACGTCGGGCGCTTCGACGACGAGGGCTACCTGTTCATCACCGATCGGCTCAAGGACCTGCTGGTCACCTCGGGCGGCAAGAAGGTGGCCCCCCAGCCGATCGAGGCCCGCTTGAAGATCAGCAAGTGGATCAGCGAGGCGGTGCTGCTCGGGGATCGGCGGCCCTACGTGGTGGCGCTGCTGGTGCCCAACCTGGCCAACCTGCAGGCCGAGGCCCGGGCGCGCGGATGGGCGTTCACCTCCCAGCAGGACCTGATCGCGCGGCCCGAGGTCCGGGCCCTCTACCAGGCCGAGGTGGACCGCGCCAATCAGGGCCTGGCGCCCTTCGAGACCATCAAGCACTTCGCCCTGCTCGACCGGGAGCTGAGCGCCGAGGCCGGCGAGTTGACCCCGACGCTCAAGGTC
It encodes:
- a CDS encoding 3-hydroxyacyl-CoA dehydrogenase NAD-binding domain-containing protein; this encodes MSGVFCVEWGERRIARLVMDHPDRRINVLDVAAIESLERALGELEAGAERASAGVIVTSGKSGSFIAGADIEAIGAMTEPAEVREIVERAHRAFSRLAALPVPTVAAIDGVCLGGGTELALACDSRIAAEEPRTQIGLPEVLLGIIPGFGGTTRLPRLIGLTAALDLILTGRALDARRAEKAGLIARAVPAAWLADAAERRLAELAKRPAARRRDAYRARGFGAWLVDSTPFGRNFALDRAGAMTRARTGGHYPAPLAALRVLRFGLGKSIEEALKLEAGEVPELVVSPVCKNLVRIFLLSEQAKKAPAVKGFEGRPEPVESLALIGTGVMGAGIAELASRTGVRVRMRDVKPEALTKALQTVRGLIDERGRRRRMPAREKDAQMALILPALDLSGVERSDLAIEAVVEDLDVKRRVFAELEVRMRPEALLATNTSSLSVDAIAAGFQHPERFCGFHFFNPVHRMPLVEVVRGSKTSDPAMVRAVAFARALGKTPVVVRDAPGFVVNRLLMPYLREAMHLVDDGYAVRDVDAAMRRFGMPMGPFEVLDEVGLDVAQKVAVVLSAAFPDRMSAAAALDRLLEAKRLGRKNGLGFYRYRAGRREPEPRISGLLGLTRKPRAAVGEVLAERMVLAMVNEGARCLEDGVVEDANWLDLAMIFGAGFPPFRGGPMRYADAVGLRTVEARLTALRAEKGERYAPARLLVQLAGSGATFTGLATGAGS
- a CDS encoding thiolase family protein, translating into MSAVSGWILAGVRTPFAKAGGPFRRTPAYELGRVAIGELIARNGLDPAAIDEVTMGNCAQPAEAANISRVTALRAGVPEAVPAATVHRNCASGMEAVASALYRIAAGDARWVIAGGMESMSQIPLQYTYEYGVWLEGLMRAKSLPQKLGALLRFRPALLQPRIALAEGLTDLVCGLNMGQTAEVLSREFHITREQQDAFALQSHLRAIGAREKLREEIVPVFAPPTYEAVRDDVGPREGQTLEALAKLKPYFDRRNGTVTVGNSCQVTDGAVALLVGGEDAARQWPGAPLGRVRSFAFAGLSPSRMGLGPVFAAARALDRAGLALADMELIEINEAFAAQVLACIAAAKSDAFARVELKRDRALGEIPSEILNVNGGAIALGHPVGASGARLLLTLLHELKRRNLKRGLAALCVGGGQGAAFVVERP
- a CDS encoding tetratricopeptide repeat protein; protein product: MELIRRPVLRDLAAAFLALGLATGAALAVPTVSEHLAAGDGAYGRGDLPMAEAEYDAALKADSLNYQTLWRVARVESERGEDATGEERRELIVVAVEHARAAVKAAPDSAQGHVWLAVALGRQALKEGPKTQLAMSREIKSEVDRALEIDPGIGRGYHVRAMWNRRIASLNFMERAAANTVLGGVPKGASMDNAVRDFQKAIELEPNYVNHHLELGRTYMQLKHWSEAREELNTAISLPPTSNPRDSHYQAEAKTLLGKLPKHP
- a CDS encoding long-chain fatty acid--CoA ligase gives rise to the protein MASTLIQVFYETVARHPRPDLFMRKIEGRWEPLSTERVVSDVESLGLALRELGVARGDRIGLLSENRYEWPLTDLAVLGLGAVTVPIYPTLTAEQCRFILDNAECGVVVVSGNMQLQKLHAVAGYLKALRTVIYMDPVPEPGPTDRDLRALLKRGAELRAADSGAYRQLAEQVKPDDLATIIYTSGTTGEPKGAMLSHWNIVFDVESCLKRVELKPSDRALSFLPLCHIFERMAGLYALLHQGMSIAYAQSIDTVALDAVDVHPTIINGVPRFYEKVYARVMENAGKEPPIKRAIFHWGLEQGRRRARAHFERRSLAPHHALAAAIADRLVGAKVRERVGGRLRFCISGGAPLAPKVIEFFFAVGIPVLEGYGLTETSPVICLNPPGKEKPGSVGPPIEGVEVRLGDEDEILTRGPHIMSGYFHNEPATQQALRGGWFHTGDVGRFDDEGYLFITDRLKDLLVTSGGKKVAPQPIEARLKISKWISEAVLLGDRRPYVVALLVPNLANLQAEARARGWAFTSQQDLIARPEVRALYQAEVDRANQGLAPFETIKHFALLDRELSAEAGELTPTLKVRRRIVSERFSDMIQNLYSGPPARHS